The following proteins are co-located in the Sporolactobacillus pectinivorans genome:
- a CDS encoding ATP-binding protein, with protein MPYPIKYIENNLVFNHDGECFAYYELIPYNYSFLSPEEKSEVHDHFRQLIAQSRDGKIHALQIATESSIRATQECSKKAITGKLKDVAYRKIDEQTEALVGMIGENQIDNRFFMGFKLLLNEQEVSLKAISESIVMTFSEFLHEVNHKLMGDFVSMNNKEINRFMKMERLLENKIARRFKVRSLDKDDFGYLIEHLYGKTGAPYEAYNYHLPTEQLKQETLVKRFDLIKPTRCLIEENQRYLKIEQEDQTTYVSYFTINSIVRELDFPSSEIFYYQQQQFTFPIDTSMNVEIVTNKKALTTVRNKKKELKDLDNHAWQSNNESGNDVMEALDSVNELEANLDQTKEAMYKLSYVIRVAAPDLDELKRRCNEVMDFYDDLSIKLVRPFGDMLGLHGEFLPASKRYMNDYIQYVTSDFLAGLGFGAAQMLGETEGIYIGYNLDTGRNVYLKPSLAAQGVKGSVTNALAAAFLGSLGGGKSFSNNLLVYYAVLYGGQAVIVDPKSERGRWKETLPEMAEEINIINLTREERNKGLLDPYVIMKQTKDAESLAIDILTFLTGISSRDGEKFPTLRKAIRRVTQSDQRGLLCVIDALYKEDNPVAHSLADHIDSIKDSHLGHLLFSDGTTVQSISLDKQLNIIQVADLVLPDAETEFKDYTTVELLSVAILMVISTFALDFIHSDRSVFKIVDLDEAWSFLQVAQGKTLSNKLVRAGRAMNAGVYFVTQNADDLLDEKMKNNIGLKFAFRSTDIHEIKKTLEFFGVDKEDEQNQKRLRDLENGQCLISDLYGRVGVIQIHPVFEALLHAFDTRPPVRKEAT; from the coding sequence ATGCCGTATCCGATCAAGTATATTGAGAACAACCTCGTCTTTAACCATGACGGCGAGTGTTTCGCCTATTATGAGCTGATCCCCTACAATTACTCATTTCTGAGTCCGGAAGAAAAAAGCGAAGTTCATGACCATTTTCGCCAGTTGATCGCCCAGAGTCGCGATGGAAAAATCCATGCCTTGCAGATTGCGACCGAATCCAGTATCCGGGCCACGCAGGAGTGCAGTAAGAAAGCGATCACCGGAAAATTGAAAGACGTGGCGTACCGGAAAATCGATGAGCAAACCGAAGCGTTAGTCGGAATGATTGGTGAAAATCAAATCGACAATCGCTTTTTTATGGGCTTCAAGCTGCTTTTAAATGAGCAGGAAGTCAGCCTTAAGGCGATTAGTGAGTCGATCGTGATGACCTTTTCTGAGTTTCTCCATGAGGTCAATCACAAATTGATGGGCGATTTCGTCAGCATGAATAACAAAGAGATCAATCGGTTCATGAAAATGGAACGCCTGCTGGAAAATAAGATTGCCCGAAGATTCAAAGTCCGCAGTCTGGATAAGGATGATTTTGGCTATCTGATTGAACATCTCTATGGGAAGACCGGTGCACCTTATGAGGCATACAACTACCACTTACCGACAGAGCAGCTGAAGCAGGAAACGTTGGTGAAGCGGTTTGATCTCATCAAACCGACTCGCTGCCTCATCGAGGAAAACCAGAGGTACTTGAAAATCGAGCAGGAAGACCAGACGACTTATGTTTCCTATTTCACGATCAATTCGATTGTGCGGGAGCTGGACTTCCCCTCCTCAGAAATTTTTTACTATCAACAACAACAATTCACTTTTCCGATTGACACGTCGATGAATGTGGAAATTGTGACCAATAAGAAAGCCTTAACAACGGTTCGAAATAAGAAAAAAGAGCTGAAAGACTTAGATAACCATGCGTGGCAGTCTAACAATGAGTCGGGTAACGATGTAATGGAAGCCCTAGATAGCGTGAACGAGTTGGAGGCGAATCTCGACCAGACCAAAGAAGCGATGTATAAGCTCAGTTACGTGATACGTGTAGCCGCGCCGGATCTGGACGAATTGAAGCGTCGTTGTAATGAAGTGATGGACTTCTATGATGATTTAAGCATTAAACTCGTACGCCCGTTCGGAGATATGCTTGGGCTGCACGGCGAATTTCTTCCGGCCAGTAAACGGTATATGAATGATTACATCCAGTATGTGACCAGTGACTTTCTTGCGGGTTTAGGCTTCGGTGCCGCGCAGATGCTCGGAGAAACAGAAGGAATTTATATCGGCTACAATCTGGATACCGGGCGCAACGTGTACTTAAAGCCGAGTCTTGCAGCTCAGGGTGTGAAAGGCTCCGTCACTAATGCCCTTGCGGCCGCCTTTCTCGGCTCCCTTGGGGGTGGCAAATCCTTTTCGAACAACCTATTAGTCTACTATGCCGTTCTCTACGGCGGACAGGCGGTGATCGTGGACCCTAAGTCCGAGCGTGGACGATGGAAAGAGACCCTGCCGGAAATGGCTGAGGAGATTAACATCATTAATCTGACCCGAGAGGAACGCAACAAGGGCTTGCTTGACCCCTATGTGATCATGAAACAGACCAAAGATGCAGAGAGTCTTGCCATCGACATTCTGACCTTTCTCACCGGCATTTCCAGTCGAGATGGTGAGAAGTTTCCCACGCTTCGTAAGGCGATCCGTCGGGTGACGCAGAGTGATCAGCGCGGGCTATTGTGCGTCATTGATGCGCTTTATAAGGAAGATAACCCCGTCGCGCACAGCCTAGCTGACCATATTGACAGCATTAAGGATAGTCACCTTGGACACTTATTGTTCTCCGATGGCACCACCGTTCAATCGATCAGTCTGGATAAGCAGCTGAACATCATCCAAGTGGCGGACCTTGTGCTGCCTGACGCGGAAACGGAATTTAAAGACTACACTACCGTAGAACTGTTGAGTGTCGCGATTTTAATGGTCATCAGCACCTTTGCCCTGGATTTCATTCATTCCGACCGTAGTGTATTTAAAATAGTGGATCTAGATGAGGCTTGGAGCTTCCTGCAAGTCGCCCAGGGTAAAACCCTTTCTAACAAGCTAGTGAGGGCTGGACGTGCGATGAATGCCGGGGTTTATTTCGTCACGCAGAACGCAGACGATTTACTGGACGAAAAGATGAAAAACAATATCGGTCTGAAATTTGCCTTTCGTTCCACGGATATCCACGAGATTAAGAAGACACTGGAATTCTTCGGCGTAGACAAGGAAGATGAGCAAAACCAGAAACGCTTGCGTGATCTTGAAAATGGTCAGTGCCTTATCTCAGACTTGTATGGCCGTGTGGGTGTGATCCAAATTCATCCGGTTTTTGAGGCACTCCTTCATGCCTTTGACACCCGCCCACCAGTCAGAAAAGAGGCGACCTAA
- a CDS encoding conjugal transfer protein → MKKIRSYTSIWNVEKVIYAINDFQLPFPVTFTQMAWFVCSLLLVILFANVPPLSLIHGVLLKYVGIPVGLTWFMSQKTFDGKKPYGFLKSVFSYLLRPKVTFAGKPVKLKREIVGGAITVVRSECDAVSDQVY, encoded by the coding sequence GTGAAAAAAATCAGAAGTTATACCAGTATCTGGAACGTCGAAAAAGTGATTTACGCCATTAACGATTTCCAACTCCCTTTTCCGGTCACCTTCACGCAGATGGCGTGGTTTGTCTGTTCGTTGCTGCTCGTGATTTTATTTGCCAACGTGCCGCCTCTCTCCCTCATCCATGGTGTACTGCTGAAATATGTGGGCATTCCGGTTGGTCTCACGTGGTTCATGTCACAGAAGACCTTTGATGGGAAAAAGCCCTATGGCTTTCTCAAATCCGTATTTTCCTACCTGCTCCGCCCCAAAGTCACCTTCGCTGGAAAGCCTGTGAAGCTGAAAAGAGAAATCGTTGGTGGAGCGATTACCGTTGTGAGGAGTGAATGCGATGCCGTATCCGATCAAGTATATTGA
- a CDS encoding antirestriction protein ArdA: protein MEMKVYIANLGKYNEGELVGAWFTPPIDMEDVKERIGLNNEYKEYAIHDFELPFDIDEYTLIEEINRLCALAEELEGTPIEEEMREIQNAFFGSFEEMVEHKDDIICYPDCDDMEDVARYLLEESGTLGEVPSHLQNYIDYEAYGRDLELEGNFLVTSHGVFEYAS from the coding sequence ATGGAAATGAAAGTCTATATCGCCAATTTGGGTAAATACAACGAGGGCGAATTAGTTGGTGCGTGGTTCACCCCACCTATAGATATGGAGGATGTCAAGGAACGTATCGGGCTCAATAACGAGTATAAAGAATATGCCATTCACGACTTCGAATTACCTTTTGACATTGACGAGTACACACTCATTGAGGAAATCAATCGTTTGTGTGCACTGGCGGAGGAATTGGAAGGCACGCCGATTGAGGAAGAAATGAGGGAAATCCAGAACGCTTTTTTCGGCAGCTTTGAAGAAATGGTGGAACATAAAGATGACATCATCTGTTATCCGGACTGTGACGATATGGAAGACGTGGCCCGTTATCTTCTGGAAGAATCCGGCACGCTCGGCGAAGTTCCTTCCCATTTACAAAACTATATTGACTATGAGGCCTATGGGCGTGATTTGGAGTTAGAAGGAAATTTTCTCGTCACTTCCCACGGTGTTTTTGAATACGCCAGTTGA
- the mobT gene encoding MobT family relaxase — protein sequence MSEFDTWVQRLKEKRLSYGLSQNRLAVVAGMTRQYLNDIENGRASPSTDIKTSLLKALERLNPDAPLEMLFDYVRIRFPTTDVQHVIEDMLLLKMEYMLHEDYGFYSYTEHYALGDIFVMASPDEQKGVLLELKGRGCRQFEGFLLAQHRSWFDFFMTVISEGGVFKRLDLAINDKAGILDIPQLTEKCRNEECISVFRSFKSYRSGELIRREEKEAMGHTLYIGSLKSEIYFCLYEKDYEQYVKSDIPIEEAEVKNRFEIRLKNERADHAILDLMAYHDAERTAFSIINRYLRFVDKVENKRRSTWKMNKNWAWFIGKNREKLKLTTQPEPYSFDRTLGWLQRQVAPTLKVALWLDQIKDTTVIDDMIRHAKLTKRHEKIVQQQADAAEQMITNHHRQI from the coding sequence TTGAGTGAATTTGATACTTGGGTTCAGCGATTGAAAGAAAAGCGATTGTCCTATGGCCTTTCGCAAAATCGTCTGGCCGTCGTCGCCGGTATGACCCGGCAGTACTTGAACGACATTGAAAATGGCCGAGCTTCCCCGTCGACTGACATCAAAACGTCTCTGCTGAAAGCACTGGAACGACTCAACCCTGATGCACCGCTTGAGATGCTGTTTGACTACGTGCGGATACGGTTCCCCACCACGGACGTCCAGCATGTCATCGAAGATATGCTGCTTCTGAAAATGGAATACATGCTCCATGAAGACTACGGCTTCTATTCCTACACGGAACATTATGCTTTAGGAGACATTTTCGTGATGGCCTCTCCCGACGAACAAAAAGGCGTACTGCTAGAACTCAAAGGTCGAGGGTGTCGCCAGTTCGAAGGCTTTCTTTTAGCGCAACACCGAAGTTGGTTTGATTTTTTTATGACCGTGATCAGCGAGGGTGGCGTATTCAAACGGTTAGACTTAGCGATCAATGACAAGGCAGGCATCCTGGATATTCCGCAGCTGACGGAGAAATGCCGAAACGAAGAATGCATTTCTGTGTTTCGCAGCTTTAAAAGTTACCGTAGCGGCGAGCTGATCCGCCGAGAGGAAAAGGAAGCCATGGGGCACACGCTCTATATCGGTTCTCTAAAAAGTGAAATCTATTTCTGCCTTTATGAAAAGGACTACGAGCAGTATGTGAAGAGTGATATTCCGATTGAGGAAGCCGAGGTCAAAAACCGATTTGAAATCCGGCTGAAAAACGAACGTGCCGATCACGCCATCCTTGACCTGATGGCTTACCACGATGCAGAGCGTACGGCTTTTTCCATCATCAACCGTTACCTGCGTTTTGTAGACAAAGTGGAAAATAAACGACGCAGCACATGGAAAATGAATAAAAACTGGGCTTGGTTTATTGGAAAGAACCGGGAAAAATTGAAATTAACCACGCAACCGGAACCGTATTCTTTTGATCGAACCTTAGGCTGGTTACAGCGACAAGTAGCCCCAACATTAAAAGTGGCGCTTTGGCTGGACCAGATTAAAGACACGACCGTCATTGATGACATGATCCGGCATGCAAAGCTCACGAAACGCCACGAAAAAATAGTCCAACAGCAGGCCGATGCGGCAGAACAGATGATCACCAATCATCATCGGCAAATTTGA
- a CDS encoding FtsK/SpoIIIE domain-containing protein: MNHFVYKGKRIRVSDQHLVFRFAATSLTLVFLFVVLAFHGKQLMSLDWQKFQLFRDGHLQLSITPYLIFSVLAAVGVSVLVALLYGHFRRDRVKQLIHRQKLAKMILENKWYEFEQVQHDGFFNDWSSGKPKEKITHFPKMYYRLKDGLIHIHVEITLGKYQDQLLHLEKKLESGLYCELVDKELKDAYVKYTLFYDMIANRITIREVNVERGKLKLMKNVWWDYDQLPHMLIAGGTGGGKTYFIFSLIEALARTDAKLYVLDPKNADLADLSEVMPNVYHRKEDMITCLNQFYEGMIARSEAMKQMNGYKTGENYAYLGLPPHFLFFDEYVAFMEMIGKESTKVLSKLKQIVMLGRQAGYFLILACQRPDAKFLGDGIRDQFNFRVALGRMSEMGYNMMFGEVEKDFFLKPIKGRGYVDTGRSVISEFYTPLVPKGHDFIDEIGKLLRSRLDGPAACEAKAEGTD; this comes from the coding sequence ATGAACCACTTTGTCTATAAAGGAAAACGGATTCGAGTGAGCGATCAACATCTTGTCTTTCGTTTTGCTGCAACCTCACTCACTCTCGTTTTTCTGTTCGTTGTTCTGGCTTTTCATGGGAAGCAGCTCATGTCTTTGGATTGGCAGAAGTTCCAGCTTTTTCGTGATGGCCATTTGCAGCTGTCGATCACACCCTATCTTATCTTTAGTGTCCTTGCAGCCGTAGGAGTGAGCGTGCTTGTTGCCCTCCTTTATGGTCACTTTCGACGGGATCGCGTGAAACAGCTTATTCATCGTCAAAAGCTGGCAAAAATGATCTTAGAGAATAAATGGTATGAATTCGAACAGGTCCAGCATGACGGATTTTTTAATGATTGGTCGTCTGGGAAGCCAAAAGAGAAAATCACCCACTTTCCAAAGATGTATTACCGACTGAAAGACGGGCTGATTCATATCCATGTTGAAATCACATTAGGGAAATATCAAGATCAGCTCTTGCATTTAGAGAAGAAACTGGAAAGCGGCTTGTACTGTGAGCTGGTGGACAAAGAGCTTAAGGATGCCTATGTGAAATATACGCTGTTCTACGATATGATTGCCAACCGGATTACGATTCGTGAGGTCAACGTAGAGCGCGGCAAGCTCAAACTCATGAAAAACGTCTGGTGGGACTACGATCAGCTTCCCCACATGCTGATCGCTGGCGGAACGGGTGGCGGGAAAACCTACTTTATCTTCTCACTTATTGAAGCCTTAGCGCGCACCGACGCCAAGCTTTACGTCCTCGACCCGAAGAATGCGGATCTTGCCGATCTTTCCGAAGTGATGCCGAACGTATACCACCGGAAAGAGGACATGATCACGTGTCTGAACCAATTTTATGAAGGGATGATCGCACGCAGCGAAGCCATGAAACAGATGAATGGCTACAAAACGGGAGAAAACTATGCGTATCTGGGTCTGCCGCCCCACTTTCTCTTCTTTGACGAATACGTAGCGTTCATGGAGATGATTGGGAAAGAAAGCACGAAGGTTTTAAGTAAACTCAAGCAGATCGTCATGCTTGGACGGCAGGCCGGATATTTCCTGATCCTTGCCTGCCAACGCCCGGATGCCAAGTTTTTAGGCGATGGGATTCGCGATCAGTTTAATTTCCGTGTGGCGTTGGGTCGGATGTCGGAAATGGGCTATAACATGATGTTCGGCGAGGTTGAAAAAGATTTTTTCCTCAAACCAATCAAAGGGCGAGGCTATGTGGATACAGGCAGAAGTGTCATTTCAGAGTTTTATACTCCTTTAGTGCCCAAAGGACATGATTTTATTGATGAAATCGGAAAACTGCTCAGAAGCAGGTTGGACGGACCGGCGGCGTGCGAAGCGAAAGCCGAAGGGACGGACTAG
- a CDS encoding YdcP family protein: MRLAEGIVIEKDKTFGALKFSALRREVRVNNEDGTISDEIKERTYDLKSRGQGQMIQVSIPAAIPLKEYDYNAEVELVNPVANTVATATFRGADVDWYIKADDIVLKKKQATPQPQAKGK; encoded by the coding sequence ATGAGATTAGCTGAAGGCATTGTGATTGAAAAGGACAAGACATTTGGCGCACTGAAGTTCTCCGCACTCCGCCGTGAAGTGCGCGTGAATAATGAGGATGGCACAATCAGTGACGAAATCAAGGAACGTACCTATGACTTAAAATCCCGTGGACAAGGACAGATGATACAGGTCAGTATTCCGGCCGCCATCCCGTTAAAAGAGTATGACTATAATGCCGAAGTCGAACTGGTCAACCCAGTGGCAAATACGGTGGCAACTGCGACGTTCCGAGGTGCCGATGTGGATTGGTATATCAAAGCTGATGACATTGTACTGAAAAAGAAACAAGCGACTCCCCAACCACAAGCGAAAGGAAAATAA
- the rlmD gene encoding 23S rRNA (uracil(1939)-C(5))-methyltransferase RlmD, producing MPEPIPVEKNDQIDVTFSDLTQDGSGVTKVDGYTLFVPGALPGEKGTIQVLKTKKGYGYGRLIQLTQQSEERANPPCPIYDQCGGCAIQHLSAQGQLDHKQEVVKDALERIGGFSNVEINTTLGMDEPWNYRNKIQVPVAWQDGRFAFGFYKKHSHEIVNMDHCIITDPVIDDIVQTVRRIAEEKGIAPYDESKNRGILRHVMARVGKKTGEVMVVLITRTEDLPFRKNFIKELTEKHPEIKSIVQNINPKRTNAILGEKTKTLWGRDVIYDQIGDVAFAISARSFFQVNPVQTEVLYGKALDYAGLTGEETVIDAYCGIGTISLFLAKRAKKVYGVEIVPEAIEDARKNAELNHITNAYFEAGKAEDVIPNWRNQGIEPDVIVVDPPRKGCEASLIKTMITMRPKRIVYVSCNPATLARDLKLLVPSGYEIKKVQPVDMFPQTMHIETVVGLQRMDM from the coding sequence ATGCCTGAACCAATACCTGTAGAAAAAAATGATCAGATTGACGTTACTTTTTCCGACCTGACTCAGGATGGGTCCGGAGTCACAAAAGTGGATGGCTACACTTTGTTTGTTCCCGGCGCGCTCCCGGGTGAAAAAGGCACCATTCAAGTCCTTAAAACTAAAAAGGGTTATGGATACGGACGATTAATCCAGCTGACTCAGCAGAGTGAGGAACGTGCCAATCCGCCCTGCCCGATTTATGACCAGTGCGGCGGCTGCGCCATTCAGCATCTCAGTGCGCAAGGTCAGCTCGATCATAAGCAAGAAGTGGTCAAAGACGCGCTGGAGCGCATCGGTGGATTCTCCAATGTAGAGATTAACACCACACTTGGAATGGATGAACCATGGAATTACCGCAATAAAATACAGGTGCCCGTTGCCTGGCAGGATGGCCGGTTCGCCTTTGGTTTCTATAAAAAACACAGCCACGAAATCGTAAACATGGATCACTGCATCATTACAGATCCGGTGATTGACGACATTGTACAGACCGTGCGCCGAATTGCTGAAGAAAAAGGTATCGCGCCCTATGACGAATCAAAAAACCGCGGCATTCTTCGCCATGTGATGGCAAGGGTTGGCAAGAAAACCGGTGAAGTGATGGTTGTGCTGATCACGAGAACCGAAGATCTACCGTTCCGGAAAAATTTTATCAAAGAACTGACCGAAAAACACCCGGAAATTAAGTCCATCGTCCAGAACATCAATCCGAAACGGACTAACGCCATTCTGGGCGAAAAAACAAAAACACTGTGGGGGCGCGATGTCATCTATGATCAAATTGGTGATGTGGCCTTTGCGATCTCTGCCCGGTCTTTTTTCCAAGTCAACCCGGTGCAAACGGAAGTGCTCTACGGGAAAGCACTAGACTATGCCGGGCTGACCGGTGAAGAAACGGTCATCGATGCCTACTGCGGCATCGGCACAATCTCGCTTTTTCTGGCAAAACGAGCTAAGAAGGTTTACGGTGTTGAAATTGTCCCCGAGGCCATTGAAGATGCCCGCAAAAACGCAGAACTGAATCACATTACCAATGCTTATTTCGAAGCAGGAAAAGCTGAAGATGTGATTCCAAATTGGCGAAATCAGGGCATCGAACCGGATGTTATTGTCGTTGATCCCCCACGCAAAGGCTGCGAGGCATCTCTGATCAAGACGATGATCACGATGCGGCCGAAACGGATTGTCTATGTTTCCTGTAATCCGGCGACACTTGCGCGGGACCTGAAACTACTTGTCCCTAGTGGATATGAGATAAAAAAAGTTCAGCCGGTTGATATGTTTCCGCAGACAATGCACATCGAGACTGTTGTGGGACTACAACGAATGGATATGTAG